One window of Bacillus alkalicellulosilyticus genomic DNA carries:
- a CDS encoding DUF3298 domain-containing protein, with translation MLKCIRPWLIYIYKEEVSKGIETIIKGLEKDFNEASLYGSLTYAAQLGYDSIIEDGENLLKEDAKNEAGIMLSFYGHYMNGRYVLASEAIKPLANKVEEDFLRLRIALMYALNGSLKDAEQMIKKISIEKADVRLLTEMLHYYKIIGETEKALEVGDEVLQFHSFDELYWVLYDFSNDDSYLQELGYLHWTYQSETDITLAGISTRGELTIGEIQTTGDYFWDEDFQANTTFTRLTDTGEKKWVYENDGYSGLAITDSLDEKYHYYHMMIDESMFIPMMTLDNSGRKINEHLNVISKPVFSDDGQTMYVGVVDDSYTGYLQALDLEGNEQWSVEVDLPSTPVFGEDGLIYTATTFHEMEGAGRYEDGTLYAINPEDGSIKWSYEGHGPFSRPTIASNGNIFVTNYSFISYEDPTKILGFSPDGDKLFELEGSRGLYGDLTSINDLVLVPDHENLTALSNEGDKLWEYDTDDSVGIYEGKNNDVILSKGGSFTQPSLASISKDRDTNWEFYFWEAEEETSTTGYMDYQMIEQVVVGEHGYHVLTNKNGFYTYWMIAPHGYTMWRESLGVTSASLAVANEVVYISKGNELRALTESFLAYHSTYEHYTPFTHVKQVQVVDQLIESEKVKIHYPQFKSTLHRKVLTQVNKDVKQKAEGFYNSSVEMVQDAHEYGGIDMFDFNMFYEVTLSENNTLSVLFTISEWAGGAHPIDYRENYVIDISTGKEISLEDMLGSEYREIINSEIKRQSTQRNLSSFYQFEGFTSDPGFYITDQGIVIYFGLYEYTSYAEGFPEFIIPYQ, from the coding sequence ATGCTCAAGTGCATTCGACCTTGGCTAATTTATATATATAAGGAAGAGGTATCAAAGGGTATAGAGACGATTATTAAAGGGTTAGAGAAAGATTTTAATGAAGCTTCCTTGTATGGTTCTCTCACGTACGCTGCTCAACTTGGGTATGATTCAATCATTGAGGATGGTGAAAACCTTCTTAAGGAAGATGCTAAAAATGAAGCTGGAATAATGTTATCTTTCTATGGGCATTACATGAATGGTAGATATGTTTTAGCGTCAGAAGCAATAAAACCACTTGCAAATAAAGTGGAAGAAGACTTTTTGAGACTGCGTATCGCATTAATGTATGCTCTTAATGGAAGTCTAAAAGACGCTGAGCAAATGATAAAAAAGATTTCAATTGAAAAAGCAGATGTAAGATTGTTAACTGAAATGTTACATTACTATAAAATAATTGGTGAGACCGAAAAAGCATTGGAAGTTGGAGATGAGGTGTTACAATTCCATTCTTTCGATGAATTATATTGGGTATTATACGATTTTTCAAATGATGACTCATATTTGCAAGAACTCGGTTACTTACACTGGACATATCAATCTGAAACTGACATTACTCTTGCTGGTATTTCAACGCGTGGAGAATTGACAATTGGTGAGATACAGACTACTGGTGACTATTTTTGGGATGAGGATTTCCAAGCGAATACAACATTTACTCGTTTGACCGATACTGGGGAGAAGAAATGGGTCTACGAAAATGATGGATACTCAGGGTTAGCCATTACAGATAGCCTTGATGAGAAATATCATTATTATCATATGATGATAGACGAATCAATGTTTATTCCAATGATGACTCTAGATAACAGTGGAAGAAAAATTAATGAACATCTGAATGTTATCTCGAAGCCGGTATTTTCCGATGATGGACAAACCATGTATGTTGGTGTAGTTGATGATTCGTATACTGGATATCTACAAGCGCTAGATTTAGAAGGGAATGAACAATGGAGCGTTGAAGTTGACCTTCCCAGTACACCTGTTTTCGGAGAAGATGGTCTCATTTATACAGCTACTACATTTCATGAAATGGAGGGAGCGGGAAGATACGAAGATGGAACTCTGTATGCTATTAACCCCGAAGACGGCAGCATAAAGTGGTCGTATGAAGGACATGGACCATTTAGTCGGCCTACTATCGCTTCTAACGGCAATATCTTCGTTACCAATTATTCTTTCATCTCGTATGAAGACCCTACGAAAATTTTAGGTTTTTCTCCTGATGGGGACAAGCTTTTTGAATTAGAAGGAAGTCGAGGGTTGTATGGAGATTTAACTTCAATAAACGATTTAGTCCTAGTTCCTGACCATGAAAATCTTACAGCCTTATCAAACGAAGGTGATAAACTATGGGAGTATGATACAGATGATTCAGTTGGTATATATGAAGGGAAAAACAACGACGTAATTTTAAGCAAAGGTGGGAGTTTTACTCAGCCTTCATTAGCTTCTATTTCAAAAGATAGAGATACTAATTGGGAGTTTTATTTTTGGGAAGCTGAAGAAGAAACCTCGACGACGGGATATATGGATTACCAAATGATTGAACAAGTTGTCGTAGGTGAGCATGGATATCACGTTCTCACGAATAAAAATGGGTTTTATACGTATTGGATGATTGCACCACATGGATATACAATGTGGAGAGAATCACTTGGAGTTACAAGTGCTTCACTAGCTGTTGCTAATGAAGTCGTTTATATTAGCAAAGGAAATGAACTCAGAGCTTTAACTGAATCCTTTCTTGCTTATCATTCTACCTATGAACACTACACTCCTTTTACACATGTTAAACAAGTACAGGTCGTTGATCAGCTTATTGAGTCGGAAAAAGTAAAAATACATTACCCGCAATTTAAATCAACGCTCCATCGAAAAGTACTTACACAGGTAAATAAAGACGTAAAACAAAAAGCTGAGGGTTTTTATAACTCATCGGTTGAAATGGTACAAGATGCTCATGAATATGGTGGAATTGATATGTTTGACTTCAACATGTTCTATGAAGTGACTTTAAGTGAGAATAATACCCTTAGTGTTTTATTTACAATTAGTGAATGGGCAGGAGGAGCACATCCTATCGATTATCGTGAGAATTATGTAATCGATATCTCAACTGGTAAAGAAATCTCCCTTGAAGATATGCTTGGTTCAGAATATCGAGAAATAATAAACTCTGAAATAAAACGTCAGAGCACCCAAAGAAATCTTTCCTCGTTTTATCAATTTGAGGGGTTTACAAGCGACCCAGGGTTCTACATAACAGACCAAGGAATTGTTATCTATTTTGGTTTATACGAATATACTTCTTATGCAGAAGGATTCCCAGAGTTTATCATTCCGTATCAATAG
- a CDS encoding tetratricopeptide repeat protein, whose translation MKKQYFTVVLFLLITFTLSACNSKWVNEQLAAADQHLQLGEYEVAIFIYDEVLQKDEKIELAYIGLSSAYASLGKNEESVDVLLLGIEKVKEIQQLKRTLGTRYYEQKKYSQAEETWTALLAEDKSDITTYEALLTLYYDQEEFEKATYIMEEAVQENPSNAQVHSTLANLYI comes from the coding sequence TTGAAGAAACAGTATTTCACCGTTGTACTATTTTTACTTATTACCTTTACTCTATCGGCCTGTAATAGCAAGTGGGTTAATGAACAATTAGCAGCTGCAGACCAACATCTGCAGTTGGGCGAGTATGAGGTAGCCATTTTTATTTATGATGAAGTGTTACAAAAAGATGAGAAAATCGAACTGGCTTACATAGGGCTTTCTAGTGCTTATGCTTCCCTAGGGAAAAACGAAGAATCGGTTGATGTCTTATTACTTGGTATTGAAAAGGTAAAAGAAATTCAACAATTAAAACGAACACTTGGAACGCGTTATTATGAACAGAAGAAATATTCGCAGGCTGAGGAAACATGGACAGCTTTACTAGCCGAAGATAAATCAGATATTACAACATATGAAGCGTTACTAACGTTGTATTATGACCAAGAAGAGTTTGAAAAAGCAACATACATAATGGAAGAAGCGGTACAAGAAAACCCTTCGAATGCTCAAGTGCATTCGACCTTGGCTAATTTATATATATAA